The genomic window TCGAGAGCCAGGCCAAGGTGCTGGCCGAGATCGAGATCTCAGGCGAGCCCATGGACATGGCGCTGCCGACGAGCCTGCCCCTGCCGAAGCGGCACTACCCGCTCATCAAGCCGGACGAGGTGAAGCGGACGCGCGACATCAGCTTCGACATGCACTACCCGCCCCAGAAGAACCTGCTGGTCGGTCTGGACTTCGCCATCAACGGCCAGCTGTATGACGAGACGGCCATCCCCGTGGAGGTGGAGCTCGACACGGTGGAGGAGTGGGTCATCCACGACAATGGCCATCACGCGGGTGGCTCGGGCGAGGGGCACCCCTTCCACATCCACACCAACTCCTTCGAGGTGATCTCCGTCGGAGACGAGATGATGGAGCCCGGGACGATCCAGGACACCGTCTGGGTGCCTCACAACACGGAGGTCCGGATCCGCATCAAGTTCAAGCAGTGGAGCGGCAAGGACGTCTTCCACTGCCACATCATTCCGCACGAGGACGCGGGGATGATGCAGAACGTGCTCATGAAGAAGTAGCCGCTGGCGCGTGAGCACGAGGTGATCGCGGTGGAGAGGCATGCACTCTCCACCGCTTCAGATTTTCGGTTCTTCTGTAAATCCGGCTTTTTCTTGAAAGCGGATTCCAGTTTCTTCACTGTGCGTGACCTCTGAGGAACAGAGGGGGACGCCATGATGCAGTGGAGAGCCTGGGCCTTGATGGGGCTGCTGCTGGGAGTGAGCCTGCCGGCAGCCGCCGGTACGGCGACGGTCTACTACTACACGCCGTACAAGGGCTGGAGCAGCGTCTATCTCCACCACAATGCCGGTGGTGGCTGGACGAGCGTGCCAGGCACGGCGATGAGCTCGGCCTGCACGGGCTGGGTCGTCCACGTCCTCACCACGGGGAGCGGCAGCACCTTCCAGGCCGTCTTCAACGATGGCCAGAACCACTGGGACAACTACAACAACCAGTCCGGCGCCAACTACGTCGTGCCCACGCAGGGCACGCACCAGGTCAAGAACGGCCAGCTGCTCGCCAACGCGGGGACGCCCTGCACGGCGGACCCCCAGCCCCCCACCGAGGTCTACTACTACACGCGCACGCGCGGCTGGAGCACCGTCAACATCCACTACGCGCCCACTGGCGGCACGTGGACGACGGCGCCCGGCGTGGCGATGAACGAGCCGGCCTGCACCGACTGGGTAAAGAAGACGATCAACCTGGGCGCCGCCACCGGCATGAAGGCCGCGTTCAACAACAACAGCGGGAGCTGGGACAACAACGGCGGGGCGGACTACTCCCTCGGGACGGGGCGCATCACGGTCAAGGATGGCGTCGTCACCGCCAACGCCCCGACGCCGTGCGTGGTCCTGCCGCCGGACACCACTCCCCCCACGACGCCCACGGGAGTCACCGCCTCTGCGACGCAGACGCGCATCGATCTGGCCTGGAGCGCCTCGACCGATGATCGCGGCGTGACGGGGTACGAGATCTCCCGCACGGGCGGAACCCAGGGGCCGAGGACGTTCACCTCCACGGGCACCGGCTACAGTGACACCGGTCTGACGCCCCAGACGACCTACAGCTACACCGTGAAGGCCGTCGACGCGGCCGGCAACAAGTCCGCCGCCAGCGCCTCGGCCTCGGCCACCACGGGCAGCGCCCCGCCTCCGCCTCCCGCCGGGCAGCCGCTGGGCGGGGACATCCGCGAGGACAGCATCTACTTCGTGCTGACCGCCCGCTTCTACGACGGCGACGCGGCCAACAACCGCGGCGGCAGCATGCACGTGAAGTCGGGCAACGCCGCCAACAACGACCCCATGTTCCGAGGGGACTTCAAGGGGCTGATCCAGAAGCTGGACTACATCAAGGCCCTGGGCTTCTCCGCCATCTGGATCACCCCGGTGGTGCTCAACCGCTCGGACTACGACTACCACGGCTATCACGCGTGGGACTTCCACAAGGTGGATCCGCGCCTGGAGTCCCCGGGCGCCACGTATCAGGACCTGATCAACGCGGCCCACTCCAAGGGCATCAAGATCATCCAGGACGTGGTCTACAACCACTCCAGCCGCTGGGGCGCCAAGGGGCTGTGGAGCGCCAAGGTGTACGGCGTGCGCGACAGCCAGTGGAGCTGGTACTACGACGCGCCGGTGTCCGGCTTCGAGTACGACGGGCTGACGATCGAGCCGAGCACCGGCAAGTCCTATTACAACGGGGATCTGTGGTCGACGGCGGAGCCCGCGGGCAACACCTGCCGCAGCTGGGGCGTGCCGACGGGGAGCTACAGCCAGGAGGGCTACCGCATCTACAACTGCCAGTGGCCCAACCCCACCTCCGGCATGTTCCCCTCGCAGTACTTCCACCAGTGCTGGATCGGCAACTGGGAGGGAGAGGACTCGCGCAGCTGCTGGATCCACGAGGATCTGGCGGACTTCAACACCGAGAGCACGCCCGTCCAGAGCTTCCTCATCGGCGTGTACAACAAGTACATCGACATGGGGGTGGACGGCTTCCGCATCGACACCGCGGTCCACATCCCGCGCGTGACATGGAACCGGCGCTTCCTGCCCGCGGCCCACCAGTACGCCGAGCAGAAGTTCGGCGCCAAGGGGAAGGACTTCTTCATGTTCGGCGAGGTGGGCTCGTTCGTGAACGACAAGTGGAACCGGGGCTCGCCCAACCACTCGGCGCAGTTCTTCACCTGGAAGGAGCGCAGGACGTACAGCGCGGATGACACGGTGGCCGCGCTCGAGCAGTACAACTACGAGCAGTCCATGGGCACCGCGAACCAGCCCACCTCCACCAACGCTTTCCTCCAGGGCAACAGCTACCACGCCCCGGATCACAGCCAGTTCTCCGGCATGAGCGTGATCGACATGCGCATGCACATGAACTTCGGCGAGGCCAGCAACGCCTTCTGGAACGGCAAGGACTCGGACGACAGCTACAACGACGCCACCTACAACGTGGTGTACGTGGACTCGCACGACTACGGCCCCAACAAGTCCTCCACCCGCTACATGGGCGGCACCGAGGCCTGGGCCGAGAACATGAGCCTGATGTGGACCTTCCGGGGCATCCCCACGCTCTATTACGGCTCGGAGATCGAGTTCCAGGCGGGCCAGAAGATCGACTGCGGCCCCACGTGCGCGCTGGCCACCACCGGCCGCGCCTACTACGGGGACAACCTCGAGGGCAGCGTGACGGCCTCGGACTTCGGAGTGGTGGCGTCCGCCTCCGGCAAGGTCGCGGAGACGCTCAGCAAGCCGCTGGCGAAGCACCTGCAGCGGCTGAACCAGCTGCGACGGAGGATCCCTGCCCTCCAGAAGGGCCAGTACTCCACCGATGGAATCTCGGGAGGCATGGCCTTCAAGCGCCGCTTCACGGACACCGCCCGAGGCGTGGACAGCTTCGTGCTGGTCACCATCTCCGGCGGCGCCACCTTCTCGGGCATCCCCAACGGCACCTACAAGGACGCGATCACCGGCGACGTGCGGACCGTGACGAACGGGGCGCTGACCGCCAGCGTCGCCGGCAAGGGCAACATGCGCGTGTACGTGCTCGACCTGCCCGGCAACCCGGCTCCGGGCAAGGTGGGCAGTGACGGTCCCTTCCTGAAGCCCTGAGGGCCTGTCCGGCCGAAGCACCACGAACTGGTATGCTTGTCATACCAGTTCGCAAAAAGGTCGGCCGGCAGCGCGCGTCCTCCGCTGCGTTCGTTCCGAACGCGCCTGCGTCCCCTCGAAACGCCTGGGTTCCCCATCCTCCACGGCTCTCCGAGGGTTTACGCGCTCATGGTCCCGCGCCAGGCACTGGTACGGGCGTTGCTCTGTGGCCGACCGCCAACGCGCCACGGAGCAAACCCGCTCGCCCCGGCGCTCGCACGAGAGAACGACCATGAGAGAGACGATGAGCCGACTTCACTGTTGGAGTGCGTGGGTACTCGCCTGTTGTCTGATGGCGACGGGCTGTGGCGGCGTCACCGAGCCGGGCGCCGAGACGCCCCCCGAAGCGGTGGAGCGGACCGAGGCGCAGGAGCTCACGGGCGCGGGCCCCGCCCTCCAGGGAGTCACCACCGCCAACGACGCCACCACCTTCAACGCCGGCTGCACGGACGGCAAGGTCTTCGACGCGGGCCTTTGCTACCCGCGCTGCGACGCGGGCTACAAGGGCGTGGGCCCCGTGTGCTGGCAGCACTGCGCCGAGGGCTACACGGACGACGGCGCCTTCTGCCGCAAGGACGCTCACATCTTCGCCAAGAGCACCTACGGCCGTGGCGCCGGGACGCCGCTCCAGTGCGGCGCCGGCATGCAGTACGACGCCGGGCTGTGCTACCCCACCTGTGCCGCGGGCTACTACGGCGTGGGCCCGGTGTGCTGGCAGAGCTGCCCCGCCGGCTACACGGATGACGGCGCCTTCTGCCGCCGGGATGCCCGCATCATCGGCGCCAACACCTCGAGCTGCCCCTGGTACGACGCGTGCGGTCTGACGTTCGCTCGTGGCTGCTCGCAGTGCCCGGCGGGCTACGCCAACGACGGCTGCACCTGCCGCATCGACGCCCACATCTTCGCCAAGGCCACCTACGGCCGCAGCCTGGGCCAGGTGCCGAACACCTGCCCCGGCGGGACGCATCAGGACGGCGCGCTGTGCTACCCCTACTGCGCTTCCGGCTACTACGGCGTGGGTCCGGTGTGCTGGCAGAGCTGCCCCGCCGGCTACACGGATGACGGCGCCTTCTGCCGCAAGGACGCGCAGATCTACGCCAAGGCCACCTACGGCCGCGGCGCGGGCGTGGTGCCCACCACGTGCACCTCCTCCAGCTTCACCCGCTCGGCCACCGGCGCGGGGCCCTGGGGCACCTTCACGATGATCGTCGCCTCCGATCCGCAGTTCCCCTGGCGTGGCAGCTCCTGCTCTCCCAACGAGTCCGAGACGAGCTGCTCGCTGCGCGAGAACCGCCACCAGGTTGACGCGATGAACAACATCCAGCAGGCGCAGGGGCCCTCCTCGCAGATCGGCGCGTGGCCTTCCGGGCCGGGCCTCTCGCGCGGCGCGGGCGCGCCCATCCGGCGGCCCGAGGGCGTCATCGTCAACGGAGACCTGACCGCCTACTGGCACGACTGGCAGGTGGATCTCTTCGAGGAGTACTTCAACAACCCCAAGAGCCTGAAGTTCCCGCTGTTCCCCGGCCTGGGCAACCACGACTACGCCAACAACGTGCCCGAGCCCGGGGTGGACTCCGGCTGCTGGTGGCTGCGTGACGGCGCCTATACCGGGTACGGCCTGGAGGGCTGCTCGCGCAACGCGGTGGACTTCATGAAGGCGACCGTGCAGTGCAACAAGGTGCCCAGCTTCCCCGCCTCCCTGGTGCGCGACTTCGATCAGAAGAGCCTGGCCTACTCCTGGGACATGGGCGGCTACCACTTCGTGCAGCTCCACAACTACCCCACGTATACCCGGACGAAGATCGGCATCTCCTCCTCCATCCCCTGGCTGAAGGCGGACCTGACGCGCGCCACCGCCGAGGGGAAGAAGATCGTCCTCAACATGCACGACTACGGCGAGCACATGGCCGTCACCGACCCGGAGTTCCTCGCGGCCATCGCCGGGCAGCGCGTGGTGGCCCTCTTCGCCGGCCACGCCCACCATCTGAACGGCTTCAACGAGACGGTGCCCAACACCAACATCCCCGTCTTCCGCAGCGGCTCGACGGACGAGCACAAGTTCCTGCTGGTGGAGTTCGCCGACACACACATGAACGTGGCCGTCATCGACAGCACGGCCGGAGCCCCGCGCTTCCTCGACACGTGGGACTCCAGCAAGCTGCGCACGGTGGTGTTCCCATCGCCGTGAGGTAAACGACGGGTGCGCCCCTGCTGCCCGCTGTGGGCAGGGGCCTCCTGGATGCCCTTGCAGTTCCTTCCCAAGGAGCCTGCAAGTTTTTCAGGGTAGAAGGCCGTCCCGCTGACAATCCTGAGTGTTTCTCTCTGGATGCGCGTTGGCCCTCGCGTTGCACCGTCCACCCCTCGAAATCCCGGAGGGGTGAGGCGAGGTACGCAATGGTGACGACGATGTCCTTCACGGAGGCAATCGCAGGAGTTTCGGACGAGCTGTACGCCCAGGCGATGGCTCGCATGGCGGACAAGCGCTGCCAGCTGCTCGGAGTGCCGGGGCTTCACGCCAACGCGCGCACGAGCATGGCCTTCGAGGTGAAGCTCGGCCCCGGCGGTGTCGCGAACCTCTCGGTGAAGCGGTACTGCTCGGGCTTCACGCTGGACTGCAATGCCTGGATCGAGTCCCCCATCCCGGGGACGCTCCTGTCCGGTCACATCCAGTCCAGTGATGGAGGCGGCACGGCGTTCGTGGACGTCCACGCGGGACAGCGCATCCGGTTCGAACTCAAGACGAACCTGTGGGCCCGCACCGAGCTCTCGCTGCACCTGCGCAGCACGCCGGCCCTGCCCGCGGGGACGGTGCTCAAGGTCTGCATGGACATCCGCTACTGAGCACCCGCGGAGGGCTGCTGGCGGAGGAAGTCCTCGAGCTCCTGCTGCTCGGCGGCTGAGAGCCGGAAGTCCATGGCGCCGATGAAGCCCTCCACCTGCTCGGGGCTGCGCGCGCCGACGATGGCCGCGGTGACGACGGGGCGCCTCAGCGTCCACGCGATGGCGACCTCCCCGGGTGAGCGCCCGTGCCGCGCGCCGATCTCCCGCAGCCGCTCCACCAGCGCCAGGTTGCGCGTCAGGTCCGGCTCCTGGAAGTCGGAGCTGCGGCGGCGCCAGT from Hyalangium gracile includes these protein-coding regions:
- a CDS encoding carbohydrate binding domain-containing protein, coding for MMQWRAWALMGLLLGVSLPAAAGTATVYYYTPYKGWSSVYLHHNAGGGWTSVPGTAMSSACTGWVVHVLTTGSGSTFQAVFNDGQNHWDNYNNQSGANYVVPTQGTHQVKNGQLLANAGTPCTADPQPPTEVYYYTRTRGWSTVNIHYAPTGGTWTTAPGVAMNEPACTDWVKKTINLGAATGMKAAFNNNSGSWDNNGGADYSLGTGRITVKDGVVTANAPTPCVVLPPDTTPPTTPTGVTASATQTRIDLAWSASTDDRGVTGYEISRTGGTQGPRTFTSTGTGYSDTGLTPQTTYSYTVKAVDAAGNKSAASASASATTGSAPPPPPAGQPLGGDIREDSIYFVLTARFYDGDAANNRGGSMHVKSGNAANNDPMFRGDFKGLIQKLDYIKALGFSAIWITPVVLNRSDYDYHGYHAWDFHKVDPRLESPGATYQDLINAAHSKGIKIIQDVVYNHSSRWGAKGLWSAKVYGVRDSQWSWYYDAPVSGFEYDGLTIEPSTGKSYYNGDLWSTAEPAGNTCRSWGVPTGSYSQEGYRIYNCQWPNPTSGMFPSQYFHQCWIGNWEGEDSRSCWIHEDLADFNTESTPVQSFLIGVYNKYIDMGVDGFRIDTAVHIPRVTWNRRFLPAAHQYAEQKFGAKGKDFFMFGEVGSFVNDKWNRGSPNHSAQFFTWKERRTYSADDTVAALEQYNYEQSMGTANQPTSTNAFLQGNSYHAPDHSQFSGMSVIDMRMHMNFGEASNAFWNGKDSDDSYNDATYNVVYVDSHDYGPNKSSTRYMGGTEAWAENMSLMWTFRGIPTLYYGSEIEFQAGQKIDCGPTCALATTGRAYYGDNLEGSVTASDFGVVASASGKVAETLSKPLAKHLQRLNQLRRRIPALQKGQYSTDGISGGMAFKRRFTDTARGVDSFVLVTISGGATFSGIPNGTYKDAITGDVRTVTNGALTASVAGKGNMRVYVLDLPGNPAPGKVGSDGPFLKP